A section of the Tachysurus fulvidraco isolate hzauxx_2018 chromosome 7, HZAU_PFXX_2.0, whole genome shotgun sequence genome encodes:
- the gnb3b gene encoding guanine nucleotide-binding protein G(I)/G(S)/G(T) subunit beta-3b, producing the protein MGEMEKMKKEVESLKAQIEAARKAAHDTDLAAAAYGVSTKPSIQLKTRKTLKGHLAKIYALHWATDSKLMVSASQDGKLLIWDTHSGNKINAVPLKSSWVMTCGYSPSGTFVASGGLDNMCTVYNLKTPVVKIVKELDAHTGYLSCARFLNDNEILTSSGDTTCALWDIETGKQKIVYINHVGDCMCLALNPDMNVFISGACDSLAKLWDIREGKCTQTFQGHTSDVNAIAFLNNGNAFVTGSDDCTLKMFDVRSDQEVMCYEDGQMNSAVTSLALSMSGRLIFAGYDNFNCNIWDSLKGEKVGVLSGHDNRVSCTGVPLDGICVCTGSWDSFLKVWN; encoded by the exons ATGGGTGAAATGGAGAAGATGAAAAAGGAGGTCGAATCCCTGAAGGCACAGATCGAG GCAGCACGCAAGGCAGCTCATGACACAGACTTGGCTGCTGCTGCCTATGGAGTGTCAACTAAACCCTCCATACAGCTGAAGACCAGGAAGACACTGAAAGGCCACTTGGCCAAGATCTACGCCCTGCACTGGGCCACAGATAGCAA ACTCATGGTCAGTGCCTCACAGGATGGAAAACTCCTCATTTGGGACACTCACTCAGGAAACAAG ATTAATGCAGTTCCTCTGAAGTCCTCCTGGGTGATGACCTGTGGTTATTCTCCCTCTGGAACCTTTGTAGCCAGTGGTGGTCTTGACAACATGTGCACCGTGTACAACTTGAAGACACCTGTGGTGAAGATTGTAAAGGAATTAGATGCACACACAG gtTACCTCTCCTGTGCCCGCTTTCTTAATGACAATGAAATCCTCACTTCCTCTGGCGACACCACCTG TGCACTGTGGGATATAGAGACTGGCAAGCAGAAGATTGTTTATATTAACCATGTGGGTGACTGCATGTGTCTGGCTCTGAACCCTGATATGAACGTCTTCATTTCTGGGGCCTGTGACTCGTTGGCCAAACTGTGGGACATCAGAGAGggaaaatgcacacagacattCCAGGGTCACACCAGCGATGTAAATGCTATTGCT TTCTTGAATAATGGAAACGCTTTTGTGACTGGCTCAGATGACTGTACCCTCAAGATGTTTGATGTCCGCTCTGATCAGGAGGTCATGTGCTATGAGGACGGACAGATGAACAGTGCTGTGACATCGCTGGCCCTGTCTATGTCAGGCCGCCTCATATTTGCTGGATATGACAACTTTAACTGCAACATCTGGGACTCGCTAAAGGGCGAGAAAGTTG GAGTGTTGTCTGGGCACGACAACAGAGTGAGCTGCACCGGAGTACCACTGGATggtatctgtgtgtgcactgGCTCATGGGACAGCTTTCTAAAGGTCTGGAACTGA